Proteins encoded in a region of the Triticum dicoccoides isolate Atlit2015 ecotype Zavitan chromosome 3A, WEW_v2.0, whole genome shotgun sequence genome:
- the LOC119269123 gene encoding factor of DNA methylation 1-like isoform X2, translating to MAETGDASSDWLARLSGLGSYVCSKMNYHEYCSHEYNGIHSALHRVLEEKEKVEQEHKARLQLVAAKEELVKRNEEQEAEIQSLKRKLQASEASHTPAQGSGREHNQSGRQVQRTSVQKRKWQSEGQAGEDAEDHQAAEILCAMNNLEQGLSAELRDVREETSNINAELIKGFLDMGGVGRQNISVKYMGQLSERPFLLACLQKFLRKEAEAEASRLCKFWQEQLMNPEWYPFKTDTVGGISEGTINDDDIKLQELRATWGEESYKALVKALVNSFLELKECGKLSDRTIVAQLWNFEEDRKATLSESVEYVCNKVKSLSNENVRTSTRGKRGRCVGRA from the exons ATGGCAGAGACCGGAGATGCAAGCAGCGACTGGCTTGCGCGCCTCTCTGGACTCGGTTCATATGTTTGCTCCAAGATGAACTACCACGAGTACTGCAGCCATGAATACAACGGCATCCACAGCGCGCTTCACAGAGTCCTCGAAGAAAAGGAGAaggtggagcaagaacacaagg CAAGGCTTCAACTCGTCGCTGCAAAGGAGGAGCTCGTTAAAAGGAATGAAGAGCAGGAAGCAGAGATTCAGTCTCTAAAGAGAAAGCTCCAAGCAAGTGAGGCAAGCCATACGCCGGCACAGGGGAGTGGTCGTGAACATAACCAGTCTGGAAGG CAGGTGCAAAGAACGTCAGTGCAGAAAAGAAAATGGCAATCTGAGGGACAAGCTGGTGAAGATGCTGAGGATCATCAGGCTGCGGAAATTCTGTGTGCTATGAACAATCTTGAACAAGGTTTGAGTGCGGAGCTTCGCGATGTTAGAGAAGAGACTTCAAATATCAACGCTGAGCTCATCAAG GGATTTCTTGATATGGGTGGTGTTGGTAGACAGAATATCTCAGTAAAGTACATGGGGCAGTTGAGTGAGAGGCCATTCCTACTGGCATGCCTTCAGAAGTTTCTCCGCAAAGAAGCCGAGGCAGAAGCTTCTCGGCTGTGCAAATTTTGGCAGGAGCAGCTCATGAACCCAGAGTGGTATCCCTTCAAGACTGACACGGTTGGAGGCATTTCTGAG GGGACTATTAATGACGATGACATTAAGCTACAAGAGCTGCGGGCTACATGGGGGGAAGAGTCTTACAAGGCTTTGGTGAAGGCTTTGGTGAATAGTTTCTTGGAGTTAAAGGAATGTGGCAAGCTGAGTGACAGAACCATTGTAGCCCAGCTTTGGAATTTCGAAGAGGACAGGAAGGCCACTCTCAGTGAGAGTGTTGAGTACGTGTGCAACAAAGTGAAGAGCCTCAGCAATGAGAATGTCAGGACCTCGACTCGCGG GAAAAGGGGCCGTTGTGTTGGACGAGCATGA
- the LOC119269123 gene encoding factor of DNA methylation 1-like isoform X3 translates to MAETGDASSDWLARLSGLGSYVCSKMNYHEYCSHEYNGIHSALHRVLEEKEKVEQEHKARLQLVAAKEELVKRNEEQEAEIQSLKRKLQASEASHTPAQGSGREHNQSGRVQRTSVQKRKWQSEGQAGEDAEDHQAAEILCAMNNLEQGLSAELRDVREETSNINAELIKGFLDMGGVGRQNISVKYMGQLSERPFLLACLQKFLRKEAEAEASRLCKFWQEQLMNPEWYPFKTDTVGGISEGTINDDDIKLQELRATWGEESYKALVKALVNSFLELKECGKLSDRTIVAQLWNFEEDRKATLSESVEYVCNKVKSLSNENVRTSTRGKRGRCVGRA, encoded by the exons ATGGCAGAGACCGGAGATGCAAGCAGCGACTGGCTTGCGCGCCTCTCTGGACTCGGTTCATATGTTTGCTCCAAGATGAACTACCACGAGTACTGCAGCCATGAATACAACGGCATCCACAGCGCGCTTCACAGAGTCCTCGAAGAAAAGGAGAaggtggagcaagaacacaagg CAAGGCTTCAACTCGTCGCTGCAAAGGAGGAGCTCGTTAAAAGGAATGAAGAGCAGGAAGCAGAGATTCAGTCTCTAAAGAGAAAGCTCCAAGCAAGTGAGGCAAGCCATACGCCGGCACAGGGGAGTGGTCGTGAACATAACCAGTCTGGAAGG GTGCAAAGAACGTCAGTGCAGAAAAGAAAATGGCAATCTGAGGGACAAGCTGGTGAAGATGCTGAGGATCATCAGGCTGCGGAAATTCTGTGTGCTATGAACAATCTTGAACAAGGTTTGAGTGCGGAGCTTCGCGATGTTAGAGAAGAGACTTCAAATATCAACGCTGAGCTCATCAAG GGATTTCTTGATATGGGTGGTGTTGGTAGACAGAATATCTCAGTAAAGTACATGGGGCAGTTGAGTGAGAGGCCATTCCTACTGGCATGCCTTCAGAAGTTTCTCCGCAAAGAAGCCGAGGCAGAAGCTTCTCGGCTGTGCAAATTTTGGCAGGAGCAGCTCATGAACCCAGAGTGGTATCCCTTCAAGACTGACACGGTTGGAGGCATTTCTGAG GGGACTATTAATGACGATGACATTAAGCTACAAGAGCTGCGGGCTACATGGGGGGAAGAGTCTTACAAGGCTTTGGTGAAGGCTTTGGTGAATAGTTTCTTGGAGTTAAAGGAATGTGGCAAGCTGAGTGACAGAACCATTGTAGCCCAGCTTTGGAATTTCGAAGAGGACAGGAAGGCCACTCTCAGTGAGAGTGTTGAGTACGTGTGCAACAAAGTGAAGAGCCTCAGCAATGAGAATGTCAGGACCTCGACTCGCGG GAAAAGGGGCCGTTGTGTTGGACGAGCATGA
- the LOC119269123 gene encoding factor of DNA methylation 1-like isoform X1 has protein sequence MAETGDASSDWLARLSGLGSYVCSKMNYHEYCSHEYNGIHSALHRVLEEKEKVEQEHKARLQLVAAKEELVKRNEEQEAEIQSLKRKLQASEASHTPAQGSGREHNQSGRKQVQRTSVQKRKWQSEGQAGEDAEDHQAAEILCAMNNLEQGLSAELRDVREETSNINAELIKGFLDMGGVGRQNISVKYMGQLSERPFLLACLQKFLRKEAEAEASRLCKFWQEQLMNPEWYPFKTDTVGGISEGTINDDDIKLQELRATWGEESYKALVKALVNSFLELKECGKLSDRTIVAQLWNFEEDRKATLSESVEYVCNKVKSLSNENVRTSTRGKRGRCVGRA, from the exons ATGGCAGAGACCGGAGATGCAAGCAGCGACTGGCTTGCGCGCCTCTCTGGACTCGGTTCATATGTTTGCTCCAAGATGAACTACCACGAGTACTGCAGCCATGAATACAACGGCATCCACAGCGCGCTTCACAGAGTCCTCGAAGAAAAGGAGAaggtggagcaagaacacaagg CAAGGCTTCAACTCGTCGCTGCAAAGGAGGAGCTCGTTAAAAGGAATGAAGAGCAGGAAGCAGAGATTCAGTCTCTAAAGAGAAAGCTCCAAGCAAGTGAGGCAAGCCATACGCCGGCACAGGGGAGTGGTCGTGAACATAACCAGTCTGGAAGG AAGCAGGTGCAAAGAACGTCAGTGCAGAAAAGAAAATGGCAATCTGAGGGACAAGCTGGTGAAGATGCTGAGGATCATCAGGCTGCGGAAATTCTGTGTGCTATGAACAATCTTGAACAAGGTTTGAGTGCGGAGCTTCGCGATGTTAGAGAAGAGACTTCAAATATCAACGCTGAGCTCATCAAG GGATTTCTTGATATGGGTGGTGTTGGTAGACAGAATATCTCAGTAAAGTACATGGGGCAGTTGAGTGAGAGGCCATTCCTACTGGCATGCCTTCAGAAGTTTCTCCGCAAAGAAGCCGAGGCAGAAGCTTCTCGGCTGTGCAAATTTTGGCAGGAGCAGCTCATGAACCCAGAGTGGTATCCCTTCAAGACTGACACGGTTGGAGGCATTTCTGAG GGGACTATTAATGACGATGACATTAAGCTACAAGAGCTGCGGGCTACATGGGGGGAAGAGTCTTACAAGGCTTTGGTGAAGGCTTTGGTGAATAGTTTCTTGGAGTTAAAGGAATGTGGCAAGCTGAGTGACAGAACCATTGTAGCCCAGCTTTGGAATTTCGAAGAGGACAGGAAGGCCACTCTCAGTGAGAGTGTTGAGTACGTGTGCAACAAAGTGAAGAGCCTCAGCAATGAGAATGTCAGGACCTCGACTCGCGG GAAAAGGGGCCGTTGTGTTGGACGAGCATGA